The Ignavibacteriales bacterium DNA segment TAAGAATTATACTGTAAAGTGCAATTGATGTAGCGATAACATGTACAACTGATTCGGCAGCATCGGAAAAAATAGCTTCGGATCCTGTAATAAAATATGCGCCGGATTTTGCGATGAACATTCCTACACCTACCGACAGCGAAATATAGGCTGCTTTTTTTCTAAGTCTTATTTCTTCCTGCATTGTCTCCTCTGAATAAAAATTAAGTCTAAATTGATTTTAGAATTTTTCCTGCTTGAATTAATACCTCATCCTTTTTAGCAAAGCAAACCCGAATGAGTTTTTGCGAATTATTTTTTGAATAAAACGGTTGAAGCGGTATTACTGCAACTCCAATTTCTTTTGTGAGCCATTCAGAAAATTCCATATCGTTCTGATCTGATATCTGAGAATAGTCAAGCAATTGAAAATAAGTGCCCCTTGCCGGTTCGGCTTTGAATCTTGATCCGCTGATAGAATGTAAAAACAAATCCCGTTTCTTCTGATAAAAATCATTCAAACTTAAATAATTATTTTCATTCAGAAGAAATGTTGAGTAAGCATGCTGCACCGGAGTATTGACTGCAAAAACAATAAACTGATGTATCTTTTTAATTCATTCATCAAATATTCAGGAGCGCAGCAATATCCAACTTTCCAACCGGTTGTGTGAAATGTTTTTCCGAATGATGAGATAACAAAACTTCTTTTATTCAATTCGGTCGAACTGCTGATACTAAAGTGGGGCATTCCATCGAATGTAATGTGCTCGTAAACTTCATCACTAATTATTAAAATGTTTGTTCCTTCAGTTAATTGTTCGAGCATTTTAATATCATATTCAGTAATCACACTGCCTGTCGGGTTGTGAGGTGAATTGATTATGATCGCTTTTGTTTTTCTGTTAATCTTTTTTTTTATATCACTCCAATCGAAATTGAATTCTCCGGCAGTCAATTGAGAATAAATTGGTACCCCACCGTTTGCAATTACTGCAGGAACATACGAATCATAAGCCGGCTCAATGATTATCACTTCATCACCGGAGTGAATGACGGTTGAGATAGCTGTATAAAGAGCTTGCGTTGCACCTGCTGTAATGGTTATCTCCGTTTCAAAATTATATTCAGCTTTGTATTGGGTTAATATTTTTTCTGAAATAGTTTTTCTAAGTGAAGGTAATCCAGGCATTGGCGCATACTGATTCATTCCCTCCTTCATAAATTTATGAACGAGTTCGATTAGCTGTTCTGAACAATTAAAATCAGGAAAACCTTGTGAAAGATTAATAGCTTTATAGTCAGCCGCCATTTTAGACATTATTGCAAAGATGCTTGTCCCGGTTGAAGGAAGTTTAGACTGAATAGAAATATTTTGTTTAATCATATTTAATTTATTTGAAATATATTTTCAGAAGGACGAAGGTTATTATAAATATTCTTTAATTGATCATAAGCAAAACGATTACCACGATGTGCGGCATACCTGTATAGTTTTACAGCTTCGGCAATATTTTGTTTTACAAACTTCCCGGTTTGATAACAATAGGCAAGTGTAACTTGTGCAAGAATTGATCCCTCATCGTTCAATTTATTTAAATCGTTCAAAAGATTATCAGCAGAAAATGAAATATCATCAAATATAACGGCGGCAATCAGACGAACTTCAGCTTCTTTGTTGGCTAAAGATTTTGCTTTTTGCCAAATATTAATTCCTTCTTGTTTATTTTCAGCAGAATATTTTCCGGTGTAAGTGATCAGACCAAGCTCGACGAGTGCAGGAAGATAATTACGGTCGGCTGATTTTGTTAATAAATTTATTGCATCTTGAATTGCAATTGATTGATCAAAGCCAAGTGATGATAATGCGTACCAGACAAACATTGCTTCTGCATTTTCTTTATCAGATTTAAGTTGAACAAGTTTTAGCAAACTCTTATTTACGCTCAACTGCCACAGTAGATACAGCCCTTTGGGCGAGTCAAGACGTGCAGCCCTGACGTAATAGGCAGCGGCGGTTATTAAATTTTTTGAATAGTGAATTCCAGATTCATACAGGCGACCGAGCATTACCATTGCTTCCGGGTTTCCGAACTCGGACGACTTTAACAAGTAAGCGATCTGATCGCTATTGAAATTTAATGTTGAATCAGAAAAATTGAGTGAATCTTTTTGTTCATCTGTAAGGGAGGAGGTCAAATCTTCTAATAACATTTCATTGGTTACATTGATCGCAGTATCGTTTGTAGTTTCAAAATTAATAAAGACGAGACCGAGATTTGATGAGATATCCGAATCTATTTTTTTTATCCGCAGGATTTGTTTCAGACAAAGTTGATGGGACATATTCTGTGGTATCTTTAGGTGTATATTTTTTTAGTATCTCAGGAATAATTTCTTTAGCCGGTTCAAAACCCGCATCGGAAGACTTTTTAATCCAATAGTAAGCATCTGCCCAATTAGCTTTTACAACCAAGTCATCAGTATAGAATATTCCCAGAATATGCTGAGCTGCAGGCATACCTCCGATTGCAGCGAATCGAAAATATTTGAATGCTTCGAATGGATTCCAATCAACACCCCACCCATTTAAGAGTAATATGCCGTAGTTGAATTGCGCGGCGGTTAGTTCTTTATCAGCGGCTTTCTTAATCCAGAAAGCACCTTTTATCGTATCGGCGGCCACACCTTCGCCGAGCAAATATCTTATGCCGAGTTCGTGTTCTGCAAAAGGATCACCGCTGTTGGCTGCTTGAATTAAATGGAATTGCTGCCAAAGTTGATAGGATGGATCGGGCTGATAGAAATAATTCCTTCTCTCAAAGATATTTTTATTTTTAAAAGCGAGACTTTGTGTGCTGTCTTGTGCAAACGATACTGTTGATAAAATGAATATCAGTAAACAGATATTTAGGAAATAGTGATTGAAAGCCGGGAACAATAATTAATCCAATTTTTTTGATTGAATAAATAGTTAAACATTGACGAAATCGCAAGTGATTTTCAAATGGCGAATTAAAAATATAAAAGTATTGAAAGAGGCGGAATGGAATTATTAAACCCTGTCACGAAGTGGTTTCACACGAGGATAGGTGAGACTGCCGAATAAAGGGAAAATATTTTCGTGAGAATAAAAAGGAATGTTTTACAAAAATTTACAACTGCAGCACGCAGTAAAACGTACTCCTCAAATAAATATATTTATTTATTATAATTCTTCCGAGCGACGTGATAAATGTAGATTTAGAGGGATTTAAAATTACAGGATAAAGACAAATGTCATGGGTCTGTGTGACAACTTGACGGGTCTTTTAAGTGAGAGAAGTTACAAGCCAATAGGAGAGCAATAGGAGTGAAATAGGTGAGCAATAGGTGTTTAGGCTTAAAATATCAAAAAAATGGACTTTGTAATTACTGTCCAATTGTATTCTTGACTAAATGGCAGACTCTGGATGTGAAAAAATTTAGTCTAAAAAACAGCAACAAAAGCTGAAAGGGATAAACAAAGGAAAGAGGAAGGAAAACGCGAAGATAAAAATAAAAAGCAGTGAACGCAGCAAGCAAAATCACCAATCACTTTTCTGTCATTCCCTAAATCTTTTCTCCAGCTTACATCTTCATTATGCTTTAACATTTCGCGGCTAAGAATATTGGAGGCATCAATAAAAGCATTTTGCTTTCGGCTTCGTGTACCTTCTAATGCTGCTTTATCTTCTACACAGCCAGATACTATTCAACTCTAATTATAGAATACTCAACAGCATAGTTTATTAAATCACTTTTAAGTGAAAGAGACTTATGATGGCATAGCCACATCCGTCATTCTTGTGCAGACAGGAATCCACTGATTATTAAGCAGATTCCCGTTGCATTGCCGCGAGAATGACAAACGGCTTGGAAGCAATTTTTCAGAATTCTCTGAAAATAATTTAGTCTGAACAAAATGCGTAAATATTTTTTTTGTTAGTTCGGGTGGCATTTTATAATTGCTTTCATAAATAGTATCCTAATTTTCAATAAATAAATTTTGAAGATTCCATCTCCATCTGAAGTATTACATAAGGTTGATGCTATACAATAGGTTACAGTAAAGTATAAAAATGCTTTTTCATTGAGCGACTAATAAAACTAAGCTTTTTATTGTAATATTTTCTGGGTCTAAGAATATTAGCGGATTCACCGAAGTTGTCAGGCTAATTAAGTTTTTTGACAGTAGCAAAAAAGTCACTTTTATTTATTTTGAAATACTATTAATTAAAAAGATTAGCTTCAGAGGAAGTCTTTACCAAATTACCTAGTAGGGAATGAATTGTATTGTCCGGATGTGTGGAGAGGAACAAAAGACTTTAAAAATAATAACAATAAGGAGATTTTATGGCATTTTTACGAACGCATTCGATTCAGGTTCATAACACACATGGGGTTGCACTTTATATCTTCACTACGATAATACTATTACTACTGGGATTTCAAAACATATATCCCGATGGCACCGATTCATTGGACACGAAACTTTACTCAACACTTGCGGTTTACGGGTTTACAGGTACTATTGAGGCGAAGTTCATTCAAGAGCTAAATCGTCCAATCGATCAAAAAAGAGCTGATCTCGGTCGGTTATTATGGTTCGATATACTAACTGGGCTGAACGATGACAACACTCTGCGGTGGTTGTCACTCACCGACAAATGGTTTTGGAGACACTCAACCAATCGCCATTGGCATTGACAACAATCTCATCGTAGGACCTAGCCGTACTGGACCGCGCAATCAACGTCGGTCACCAATCGCAGTTAATACAGCATTGTATCCTAATCTTATGTGGAATTCACGGTTTGCATCCTTGTCCGGTAATCCATTTGACAACAGTGCCGGATTTCTTTTCCCACCTCCCGAGGGACTGACACTGTCCTACCTTCCGCACCTGCTGGTTGCACAAGCTTTCATTCCTCCTACCGAACGTGTCGAGGCTGCCGGATTCAACTTTCCAGGCAGCAGCACCGATATCCGGAACGAGGTATTGCGCAGATTAAACGATAATCCCGAATATAGAAAATTATTCAAGCAGGCGTTCCCGGAGATATCGAGAGATCAGCCTATCAACTTTGACCACTGTGGGAAAGCAATCGCGGAATTCGAGTTCACTCTGATTTTCTCTAATGCACCGCTCGACCGTTTTGCACGAGGACAAAAAAATGCATTAACAATTAATCAAAAAAAGGCGCACTGTTGTTCTTCGGGAAAGCTGGATGTGTACGATGTCATCAGGTTTCGGGAGAATCCAACGAGATGTTCAGTGATTTCCGTATGCATGTGATTGGCGTTCCGCAAGTAGTCCCAACATACAGCAATGTGGTTTTCGATGGACCTGGTGCAAACGAAGATTTTGGTCTTGAGCAGGTTACAGGTATCGAGACAGATCGTTATATGTTTCGCACTGCACCTCTTCGAAACGTAGCGGTGATGCCTGCTTTTATGCATAACGGCGCATTCGTCCAACTGGAAGATGCGATTCGTCACCATTTGGATCCCTATAAGTCTGCACGAAACTACAGCCCAAGTTCGCTTCCACCAGACTTACAAGGCCCTCTTGGCCCAATCGAACCTGTGCTTGCCAGGCTTGATCCCCTTTTGCAGTCACCAACTGAGCTATCACACAAGGAGTTCACTGATCTTGTTGACTTTGTGAGAAACGGTTTACTTGATCCACGGGTACTTCCACAGCACTTGAAGAAACTCATTCCGAATGAAGTGCCGAGCGGCAGTCAGACAATGACTTTTGAGTTCAACCTTTCACAACCTGGATTTGATAACGAAACTACCTTTTCTGTTGAAAAGGAAATTACAGTCCCCTTGGAGTTTAAGCTATTGCAGAACTACCCCAACCCTTTCAACCCTTCAACATCAATCAGTTATGGATTGAACGAAGATGCGGATGTCTCCATAATTATTTATAATGCGTTAGGTCTGGAAATTGCTACTCTTGTTAATAACTCACTGCCAAAAGGATTCCACAGCGTAGTTTGGAATGGTACAGATAACTCCGGTAATCAAGTTACAAGTGGAATATATTTCTATAGAATGGTTACAGGCAGTTTTGTAGAAACCAAAAAAATGATACTATTAAAGTAAAATTAAGTTAGCTATGCTTACTTTTTATTTTTATAATGTCCTTTTTCTATTTTTTATGTCACTATTTTTACAAATGACAATCTATGACAATCCCATCAACCGGGATAATGCCTAAAATGAAAGGAAGACTTTTATGTACTTGATACTAAAAAATTTGAAACACAGAAGCCGTAAATTTAAGGTTACCTGGCACATACAACGAATTTTCGTCGCCTTGATTGTGCTTCTGACTTCCTCAGCTACCGCTCAATGGAACACTCAGAGTCCCATTCCGACTTTTCTGGATGTTAGAGGCATTGCTGGCTTCACGGATCCGCATGTCTTTATTGCCACAGACGATAATTCATTTGATGATGGTGGTTCTTTGTTTGAATCTACAGATGGCGGAATCAACTGGATTCAAAGAAACATACCTATCAGCCTTAGTAACCCATTTTATGGGCTCTTCTTTCTCGATAGCCAAAACGGATGGGTTTATGGTAACGATAATTATCGAACTACCGATGGAGGAATAACATGGACTCAGCTTCCCTTTCTCGGCTCAACTTACTTTATGAAATTTTATACAATAAACTTTGGTTTAGCAACCGGGAACTTCGGGAGATATATCAGTCGTGACGGCGGACTTTCCTGGGAGCCATCGCCTAACGATATGTTTGCTTTCGACTTTACCAGCGATCTAATTGGATTAGGCGTTTCTGAAACTTCAGTTTTTCGTTCAACTGATGGTGGAGCTACATTTGCACCTGCGTATAACGGTAACGCCAAGACAGTATCGTTTCTTAGCAATACTTTAGTGGTGGGAATTGCCGATGATATTTTTATACGATCAACAGATGGCGGGTTAACATGGAATGATGGAACACCAGCCGAAGGCAGAGACCATCTTGTGGCAATATCCGGTAATGTTGTTCTTGCCTGGGGAAGAGCCGGCACCTTCCCGGATTTCGATGATCGTATTTTCAGATCATCTGATGGGGGTCAGTCTTGGACAGACCTTGGCGAAGTAATGGACCCGGGACCGTATGCAACTCCCTTTGCATTTGCAGTTCCTGATCCGCAAACTGTGGTCGCTACTGATGGTGCAGGCAATATGTTCTATTCCGGCGATGAAGGCCAAAACTGGACTCTTGTATTTGATTCTCCTAATGGTTTACAGCCAGGTTATCTAAGCAGCGTAGTACCTTCATTTACAGATGCACAAACCGGCTATTACGGTTATGGTCCTGGATTTATTATTAAGACAACAAATGGAGGTGCATCATGGTCTCAGATTTCCAGTGGTTCGGGAAACTCTATAAATGATATTGATAGATTTGCAAATGGGAAATTATTAGCTGTTGGTGATGTCGGAACTATTTTGACTAATCTAAATGGTACTTCACCCTGGCTGCTTCAATCTCAAATTACACAGTACAACATAAAGGCAGTGCAGGTAGTAGGTACTAACGAGGCAGTACTTATCGACGAAATTGGACAAGTATTTATGA contains these protein-coding regions:
- a CDS encoding sel1 repeat family protein, which gives rise to MSHQLCLKQILRIKKIDSDISSNLGLVFINFETTNDTAINVTNEMLLEDLTSSLTDEQKDSLNFSDSTLNFNSDQIAYLLKSSEFGNPEAMVMLGRLYESGIHYSKNLITAAAYYVRAARLDSPKGLYLLWQLSVNKSLLKLVQLKSDKENAEAMFVWYALSSLGFDQSIAIQDAINLLTKSADRNYLPALVELGLITYTGKYSAENKQEGINIWQKAKSLANKEAEVRLIAAVIFDDISFSADNLLNDLNKLNDEGSILAQVTLAYCYQTGKFVKQNIAEAVKLYRYAAHRGNRFAYDQLKNIYNNLRPSENIFQIN
- a CDS encoding sel1 repeat family protein; this translates as MFPAFNHYFLNICLLIFILSTVSFAQDSTQSLAFKNKNIFERRNYFYQPDPSYQLWQQFHLIQAANSGDPFAEHELGIRYLLGEGVAADTIKGAFWIKKAADKELTAAQFNYGILLLNGWGVDWNPFEAFKYFRFAAIGGMPAAQHILGIFYTDDLVVKANWADAYYWIKKSSDAGFEPAKEIIPEILKKYTPKDTTEYVPSTLSETNPADKKNRFGYLIKSRSRLY
- a CDS encoding T9SS type A sorting domain-containing protein, whose amino-acid sequence is MTFEFNLSQPGFDNETTFSVEKEITVPLEFKLLQNYPNPFNPSTSISYGLNEDADVSIIIYNALGLEIATLVNNSLPKGFHSVVWNGTDNSGNQVTSGIYFYRMVTGSFVETKKMILLK